CTCGGCGTCGAGGCTCTCGGTGATCCCGTTGCGGGCCAGGCCGGCGCGGGAGATGCCCAGCTTCTGGGCCACGACGTCGCGCGGGAACGGGCCGTTGCGGCGCAGCTCGACCAGCCACGGCGGCGGGTCGGCCTTCAGCTGCTCCACCTCGTTGCGGGTCAGTTCCGCGCGCTGGAACTCCTCGGGCGTGGCGGGCAGGTGGACACCGAGCTTCTGGGCTGCGGTGAGGGGCTTCAGGGTCTGGCTCACCGTCCCAGGCTAGCGAGGCCCGGCCCGACGCCCCGAACGCCCGCGCGCGGTCCGGACTAGCCTGCCAGGGTGAGCCCCTCCCCCGCCGACGACGGACCCCGCGCCGTCCCCACGCTGCGGGTCGGTCACGTGCCCGGCGTGACGGTGTCGAAGTGGCGGCGGATCTGGGCCGAGCGGTTCCCGCGCCTCGGGCTCGACGTCGTCGCCGTCGACGAGGCCGACCAGCACGCGGCGCTGACCGGGGAGGTCGTCGACCTCTGCTTCGTCCGGCTGCCGCTGGAGGACCCGGGGCTGCACCTCATCCCGCTGTGGACCGAGCAACGCGTCGTCGTGGCGCCGAAGGACCACCCCGTCGCCGTCTTCGACGCCGTCACCCTCGCCGACCTGGCCGACGAGGACGTGCTGGAGGGGTTCGCGGGCGACGAGGCGCTCGACCTGGTGGCCGGCGGGGCCGGCGTCGTCTACCTGCCGCAGGCCGTCGCCCGCGCCGCGAGCCGCAAGGACCTGGTGCACCGGCCGGTCACCGACGCCGCCCCCACCCAGATCGGGCTCGCCTGGCTGCGCGAGAACCCGCACGAGATGATCGAGGAGTTCGTCGGCATCGTCCGCGGCCGGACCGCCAACAGCTCACGGTCGTCGCAGGCCTCCGCCGCCGCGCCGGAGAAGAAGCCACCGGTCACGAAGCCGCCGAAGCCGCGGACGGCGGCCCGGTCGGAGTCGGCGCCCGGGCGGACCCGCGGCGCCCGCCGACCCGGCCGCGGCCGCGGCCGCTGACCTCAGGCCAGCCGCTCCGCCAGCGCCCGGCCCAGCGCGACCCCGGACAGGTAGGCCGACTCGACCCGCGGCTTGTCCGACCAGGCGTCGCCGCACACGCCGATCAGGTCCTCGCCGAGGAAGAAGCGCTCCTGGCGCGTCCGGCTGGGCTTGGCGAACGTCCACCGGTGCACGTGCCGGGAGACCGCCTCGGTGCCGATGCCCAGGGCGTCCCGGACCGCCAGCTCCAGCAGCGGGGCGGCCTCCTGCGGCGCCTCGAGGTGCTCGGCGGCGAACTCCGGCGTCGAGTGGGCGACCAGCACGGGGGCGAAGTCGTCGCGGCGGCGACCGTCGTCGGCGATCCAGGCGACGACCGGGTCGTCGGCCACGAACGCGCCGTCCATCGCCGGCCACACCGCCTCCGCCCAGCGCGCGGTCAGGGCCAGCACCGGCTGGAACGGGTCGTGCAGCACGGCGGAGACGGCGGTGAGGGCCGGGTCGAGCAGCCGCTGGGCCTGCGGGTCGGGCATGGCCAGCACGACGGCGTCGGCCGGCTGGCCGTCGACCTGCGGCCCCGGCGTGACGGCGCGGACGTTCTGCTCGCGCACGTCGAGGCCGGTGGCCAGGTCCTCGACCAGGGAGCGAAGCCCTTCGGCCGCCGCCCAGCGCATCGGCCCCGGCTTGGGGGTGAGGTCGCCGTCGTCCGCGACGTGGAAGGTGTCGGTCCACGGGCGGGCCAGCCCGCGGGCGTGCCAGTCCTCGGCCACCACCTCGAACGCCGGATCGGAGACGGTGAAGTAGGAGGCACCCGTGTCGACGACGCGGTCGTCGGTGCGCCGGCTGGCCATCCGGCCGCCGATCCGCTGGCCGCGGTCGAGCACGACGACGTCGACGCCCGCCGCCCGCAGGGTGCGGGCGGCCGCGATCCCCGAGATCCCGGCACCGACCACGACGACGCTCACCGGAGCATCCCGTAGGCGCGGCCGGGGCGGAGCCGGATGACGGTGCGGCGGTCGGCGACCATGGCCGCCCGGTACTCGTCCCAGTCGGGGTGCTCGCCCGACAGGGCCCGGTAGAGCTCGACCAGCTC
The window above is part of the Friedmanniella luteola genome. Proteins encoded here:
- a CDS encoding DUF5997 family protein — translated: MSQTLKPLTAAQKLGVHLPATPEEFQRAELTRNEVEQLKADPPPWLVELRRNGPFPRDVVAQKLGISRAGLARNGITESLDAEQIGVLLADPPPWLLKERRTYAATIEEHERAKDHRLHR
- a CDS encoding LysR family substrate-binding domain-containing protein; amino-acid sequence: MSPSPADDGPRAVPTLRVGHVPGVTVSKWRRIWAERFPRLGLDVVAVDEADQHAALTGEVVDLCFVRLPLEDPGLHLIPLWTEQRVVVAPKDHPVAVFDAVTLADLADEDVLEGFAGDEALDLVAGGAGVVYLPQAVARAASRKDLVHRPVTDAAPTQIGLAWLRENPHEMIEEFVGIVRGRTANSSRSSQASAAAPEKKPPVTKPPKPRTAARSESAPGRTRGARRPGRGRGR
- a CDS encoding NAD(P)/FAD-dependent oxidoreductase; amino-acid sequence: MSVVVVGAGISGIAAARTLRAAGVDVVVLDRGQRIGGRMASRRTDDRVVDTGASYFTVSDPAFEVVAEDWHARGLARPWTDTFHVADDGDLTPKPGPMRWAAAEGLRSLVEDLATGLDVREQNVRAVTPGPQVDGQPADAVVLAMPDPQAQRLLDPALTAVSAVLHDPFQPVLALTARWAEAVWPAMDGAFVADDPVVAWIADDGRRRDDFAPVLVAHSTPEFAAEHLEAPQEAAPLLELAVRDALGIGTEAVSRHVHRWTFAKPSRTRQERFFLGEDLIGVCGDAWSDKPRVESAYLSGVALGRALAERLA